In one Lachnospiraceae bacterium GAM79 genomic region, the following are encoded:
- a CDS encoding ThuA domain-containing protein — MSKKVFVLVHDYWHHDDSIKPMMNYLFNADYEVTFTKNPNDYFKGQFDLFLSFKDPIENDQIPTPIWCDEKWTEKFLNDIQNGMGTIMLHASLTDYTENHAILTNVVRSNFITHPEQCPLTVKPIAEHPIIEGIGKFTFPDFDEHYVMKMIPNADTTILAETVSKNGVQPAVWIHTYGKGKICCIVPAHTTQNLTCEPFVKLVKNAIDWV, encoded by the coding sequence ATGAGTAAAAAAGTATTTGTTTTGGTACACGATTACTGGCATCACGATGATTCCATCAAGCCTATGATGAACTATCTGTTTAACGCAGATTATGAAGTAACATTCACAAAGAATCCAAATGATTATTTCAAGGGGCAGTTTGATTTGTTTTTGTCTTTCAAAGATCCTATTGAAAATGATCAGATTCCTACTCCAATCTGGTGTGATGAAAAATGGACGGAGAAATTTCTGAATGATATTCAGAATGGTATGGGAACGATTATGCTTCACGCATCACTTACTGATTACACAGAAAATCACGCAATCCTCACAAATGTTGTAAGAAGTAACTTTATCACTCATCCCGAACAATGTCCGCTTACTGTAAAACCGATAGCAGAACATCCGATTATTGAAGGCATTGGCAAATTCACATTCCCTGATTTTGACGAACATTATGTAATGAAAATGATTCCGAATGCTGATACAACGATTCTTGCAGAAACCGTTTCAAAGAACGGCGTTCAGCCTGCTGTATGGATTCACACCTATGGCAAGGGAAAAATCTGCTGTATCGTTCCTGCACACACTACCCAAAATCTGACCTGTGAACCATTTGTCAAACTTGTAAAGAATGCTATTGATTGGGTTTAA